The Juglans regia cultivar Chandler chromosome 2, Walnut 2.0, whole genome shotgun sequence genome includes a window with the following:
- the LOC109004608 gene encoding glyceraldehyde-3-phosphate dehydrogenase GAPCP2, chloroplastic-like produces the protein MAASSLLRSTAPAPLIEASPSPSDRFSKASCVVGFNRNLNSGKLQSSLFGTSVPSGSSYSQKFSVRSIQPVKATATEIPPTVPKSRSSGKTKIGINGFGRIGRLVLRIAISRDDIDVVAVNDPFVDAKYMAYMLKYDSTHGVFKGTIKVLDESTLEINGKKITIVNKRDPAEIPWGDFGAEYVVESSGVFTTIDKASAHKKGGARKVVISAPSADAPMFVVGVNEKTYNQKMDIVSNASCTTNCLAPLAKVVHEEFGILEGLMTTVHATTATQKTVDGPSRKDWRGGRGAGQNIIPSSTGAAKAVGKVLPELNGKLTGMAFRVPTPNVSVVDLTCRLEKSASYEDVKAAIKYASEGPLKGILGYTDEDVVSNDFVGDSRSSIFDAKAGIGLSASFMKLISWYDNEWGYSNRVLDLIEHMALVASHN, from the exons ATGGCCGCCTCTTCTCTCCTCAGATCTACGGCTCCGGCTCCTCTCATTGAGGCCTCTCCCTCCCCGTCCGATCGCTTCTCCAAG GCATCATGCGTCGTCGGTTTCAATCGTAACCTCAACTCCGGGAAGCTTCAATCCAGCCTTTTCGGTACATCTGTTCCCAGCGGCTCATCTTACTCACA GAAATTTAGTGTAAGAAGCATCCAGCCTGTTAAGGCCACAGCTACTGAAATACCTCCTACAGTTCCTA AATCACGGAGCAGTGGTAAGACGAAGATTGGAATCAATG GTTTTGGCCGCATTGGAAGGCTGGTATTGCGAATTGCAATCTCCAGGGATGACATTGATGTCGTAGCAGTCAATGATCCTTTTGTTGATGCTAAGTATATG GCGTACATGTTGAAGTACGATTCTACTCATGGAGTTTTCAAGGGAACCATCAAGGTCTTGGATGAGTCTACTCTGGAAATTAATGGGAAGAAGATTACAATTGTAAACAAAAG GGACCCAGCGGAGATTCCTTGGGGTGATTTTGGGGCTGAGTATGTTGTTGAATCCTCTGGGGTTTTCACAACAATTGATAAGGCTTCAGCACACAAGAAG GGTGGTGCCAGGAAAGTCGTAATATCAGCTCCATCAGCTGATGCACCTATGTTCGTCGTTGGAGTAAATGAGAAGACATACAATCAAAAGATGGACATTGTATCCAATGCAAGTTGCACCACGAATTGTCTTGCTCCTTTGGCAAAG GTGGTTCATGAGGAGTTTGGTATCCTTGAGGGTTTAATGACAACTGTGCATGCAACaacag CAACTCAAAAAACTGTGGATGGTCCTTCAAGGAAGGATTGGCGAGGAGGACGTGGTGCTGGACAAAATATCATTCCTAGTTCAACTGGTGCTGCAAAG GCTGTTGGAAAAGTTCTTCCAGAGCTTAATGGAAAGCTTACTGGAATGGCCTTCCGGGTCCCAACACCGAATGTTTCTGTTGTGGACTTGACTTGTCGACTCGAGAAGAGTGCTTCCTATGAAGATGTCAAGGCAGCTATTAA GTATGCCTCAGAGGGGCCACTGAAGGGCATCCTTGGATACACAGATGAGGATGTTGTCTCCAATGATTTTGTTGGTGACTCAAG GTCAAGCATATTTGACGCAAAGGCTGGGATTGGGCTCAGTGCCTCCTTCATGAAGCTCATATCATGGTACGACAACGAGTGGGGATACAG CAACCGAGTGTTGGACCTTATAGAGCACATGGCATTGGTAGCATCTCACAACTAA